The following is a genomic window from bacterium.
CGCCCCGGTATGAAGAAACATTACGTTACCTTGATCGTCTTGAAAAATCTTCACGATGGATCAAAGTAACTTATTTTGGCGTTTCGCCGGAGGGGCGCAAAATGCCGCTCGTGGTCGTCGATAAATCGGGCAAATTCACGCCTGAATCGGCACGATCGCAAAATAAAGTTGTACTGCTGGTTCAGGCCGGTATTCATGCAGGAGAAATCGACGGCAAAGATGCAATGTTAATGTTGCTTAGAAATATGGCAATTTATCATCAGTATACCGAACTGCTCGATCATGTGACGATACTTTTCATGCCGTTTTTTAATGTAGACGGACATGAACGTGTCAGCGCTTACAACCGGTTCAATCAAAACGGTCCGAAGGAAATGGGCTGGCGCGTAACGTCACAAAACCTGAACCTGAA
Proteins encoded in this region:
- a CDS encoding peptidase M14 — protein: MKRYIGILLVTIVFGCTKTTDEDWRTYYEKSNYLETPRYEETLRYLDRLEKSSRWIKVTYFGVSPEGRKMPLVVVDKSGKFTPESARSQNKVVLLVQAGIHAGEIDGKDAMLMLLRNMAIYHQYTELLDHVTILFMPFFNVDGHERVSAYNRFNQNGPKEMGWRVTSQNLNL